The Nymphaea colorata isolate Beijing-Zhang1983 chromosome 5, ASM883128v2, whole genome shotgun sequence DNA segment aaaccAAAGAAAGGGAACTGAATGGAattgggatatggatggaatataatgaaatagagcccTTTTGAGGCTCCCTATGAAATGAAGCATGGAACGGAGCCACTGCGAAGAAGTTTCGGGAGTTATGAAGGAAGCTTcgggctcatattggtcatgagttgagaacgggagttaaactctaggagatctaatctccCGTTGTTCCTCAGTAACTCAGTAactcagtggtagagcggtcggctgttaactgattggtcgtaGGTTTGAATCCTACTTGGAGAGATTAATGAAGACCGTTAGGAGTTTCTTTAATGAAATGGAATGGGAGCCCAATAGGGGTGAATAATGCTCGAGTTCAACTTTatggctcgtgaacgagttcgagccgagcgaTAAcaattcgagctcgagttcatgagtcgactcattcaaataattgagttgaacTCAAACTGTTAAAGGTCGACTCGACTCGAAAATGATGTGTAgcgatttttaaaatatatgaatcgtttttaaaatttaaaaccgatatattgacgttaattacttatgtaagtttttacaaaagttcattcaagtttgtcaagccttaatcgagtagAGCTTGATTTATGACAAAGTAATAGtccatatattcaaatgagtttgtcgagctcaagttcaacacgtaactactgagtcaaactcgagctcgaggtttcattagttgagccgAGCTCTAGCTggctgaactcgggctcgattaagctcgtgttcacccctagagCCCAACCTCACGCCAATTCGATGGAAGCCGACCTTCGCCTTCAACtttatttaaaatcaatattaagttttaaaaacaaaaaattatgacatTTTCAGAATCATGACTAAACGTTTTAATATTGTTAAAAACACGCCTAAGCTTTTCCAATATTGATATTATTTTATGGTAAAATAATTGTTAAATGAGTGAACCATTACCTTTTCACCTTATAAAAGTTGACAAGAGCAAGAAAATGAATGTGGATTCGTAAGTTTGCAAAgaataacttaaaaaataaacttgtcATATTAAAGAAACCAAGTAAATTCAGTATAGTATAGTTTGTAGAGAGATTAATACAAACTACTGAACTTAAATTTGTTTTGCTAGAGAGTATTTTAGTTCTGTTATGACACTAAGTGATGAACTAGGGACAGTTGGCAAAAAACTATTTCTGTTGAACATGTTAAATAggtgcacttttttttttataataaaggCATATACATACGTggggtggagccaaaaatttattttgacgTGGGTAGAAATATCATTTGTtgaagtttttatataaaacaagtgaatttttttaaaaatttcatataatttttgaaatgattgGCTAGGCTAATTTTGGTCGTAACGTGCTTTAGATATAATTGTCGAAGTCATGAAAATTCTTTTTCACCGCAGTctagcaaaaaagaaaaagaaaaaaaccaagaagAAAACCACTAATAATCCTAAGAATATTCAAAGAAAgccaaagaaaaattaatgagtTGACTCTCAGAGATCGAGCTTTCAGCTCAAGCAGAGTTAGAAACTTGGGTGCATTGAACAATATGAATTCGGACAAACGtattgaaaaataaacatgTCTCTTATATATTGCTGTGacatttattcatttatattGTATTATGCATAGACCTGGCTTCTTATCAGTTTTGACTAGCTcagaaaacacaaacaaaaaaagataccGCTTGCCTATCTTTGTGCAAGTAATTGATTACCTAATGTCTGCTGCAAAGACGATGTTTGCAGCCagcatttagtttttttttttttttttttttttttttttttattttttttttttttaagccaaGATTTAAGTAAATTCACACTCTAATAAAACCTTGATTTTGCAGTGGAAACGTGATCAAACTCCCATGCAATAGAGGAAAGTACAGCTTTTTGAAACacgaaaaacaatttttttggtgaGAGAGAAATATATTCATTGTTCAAAACTGCACCAAAAACTCATTTGTATGTTTTAGTTTATTACGCACTGGTAGCTTGTGAGAGACAGAAATAGATTCCATTATAACTCTTAAGAGTCCATTCGTTCCCCTCAGTCCATCCAAGTTACTCTTCGGCAAGTGAGACAGTGCTTCTGAGACGGCACAGGAAAGCCTAAACAGGGTTTCAACTTTCTTATTCAGATTCAATCTCCAAAATAACAGCAGTAAACTATTAAACCAACTAGCTACAGAAAGCCATAAACATGCAGAAAACTTCTTGTGTATACGAAATGTGAAAGATGATGACATCCATTCACAAGAAtggacaagaaaaaaagaaaattattccTCTGATATAAGCCAGGGTAACTTGAGAGCAAGAATACTAAGAAAAGCAAAGCTGTCAAATGTTACAAAGGAGCAATAGTGAATTAAAAGGACGAACACCATTATCACTTCACCGAGCTTCTCCAAAACTTTGCAGCTTATCACAATAGGGAGTTGGATAGTTACTTCTCCAGTGACGCCTCTGCAATTCAATATGACAGTAACGTGCAAGACTGTTTTTATATTCCCTCACTATCTGTTCCTCTAAATTTGCTCTTGACAGGCTTCCTGGTGGCAAATCTTGATCAAAATCCGGTGACTTGACAAAGAATTCGATCCCGAATTTCTCGGTAACTTTGGGGACCGGATATGCGTGTGACTTCTGCAGAGAATACTTTGGTTCCGAATATGGCAGAAAGGCAAACAAAAGGATGACAAATATAGGCAACATTTGCAGAACCATCATGAAATTGAAGCCATTGTCGACTTCACTCCCTCTTTGTTCCCTCGCCCTGTCCCTGGCTCTGTAGATGTGCGCATTGTGGAAGACTTCTGCCTGTGAACCGAAAAAGAACGAACGGAAGACCTCGTCTGGGTCGAAATCCTCATCAAAGAAGTCGTTCctggctcttcttcttctcctcctcatATGGTGCTGCTGGTTAAACTGAAAATCTTCAACCAGACCTGTTTGGTCGTACTGCCTCCGCGATACACCGTCACTCAAGCACTTGAAAGCTTTCGATACTATCTTGAATGCCTCGTCGGCACCGGGGGCCTTATTCTTATCCGGATGAACTTTCAGGGACAATTTCCGGTACGCTTTCTTGACTTCCTCCACAGAGCAGGTCTTCTCAAGGCCAAGAATTTCATAGTAATCCTTGCTCCTCGTGACTTGCCGAACCAATGCAGCATGTTCGTCAGTGAAATCACATCTACCATTTGAAGAACCCGCGCGTGCCTTCTTTTCTTGCCGATTCGAATTCCCCTCTGATTCATAATCTCGTTTCCcctgagatatttcttccttagAAACTTCAGAATCACGATTCATTCTCTCACAAGCAGCCAGAAGATCATCAACCTGCAAATTACCATCAAGGCGCCGCGCAATTCGAATGAACTTCAGCGCTCGGGATTCATCGCCAGAAGCGAGTGCCTCTTTCGCGATACTGATGCATCTCAATGCCTCATCCTTATTACCATCCATGGATGAAACCTTCCGAGTACCTCACACCAAATCCTTCACGCCCCTATCGGTATCGATTTCTACACCGACTATACAAAATTAACCCCCTAATTTCGGTACCAAGATcagaaaagaacaacaaagtTCACTGGACACATCTAACCACCATGTTCCTCTAAGTAAAGAAGGTCACCAACGGGACGAACAGAA contains these protein-coding regions:
- the LOC116254180 gene encoding chaperone protein dnaJ 49-like, with translation MDGNKDEALRCISIAKEALASGDESRALKFIRIARRLDGNLQVDDLLAACERMNRDSEVSKEEISQGKRDYESEGNSNRQEKKARAGSSNGRCDFTDEHAALVRQVTRSKDYYEILGLEKTCSVEEVKKAYRKLSLKVHPDKNKAPGADEAFKIVSKAFKCLSDGVSRRQYDQTGLVEDFQFNQQHHMRRRRRRARNDFFDEDFDPDEVFRSFFFGSQAEVFHNAHIYRARDRAREQRGSEVDNGFNFMMVLQMLPIFVILLFAFLPYSEPKYSLQKSHAYPVPKVTEKFGIEFFVKSPDFDQDLPPGSLSRANLEEQIVREYKNSLARYCHIELQRRHWRSNYPTPYCDKLQSFGEAR